From a single Raphanus sativus cultivar WK10039 chromosome 3, ASM80110v3, whole genome shotgun sequence genomic region:
- the LOC108846508 gene encoding uncharacterized protein LOC108846508 — MDLNVSPEPEEEEDPFIKRRLEPRVESAVEIARREREERTKRMRLDRPSRNSHQGGFRDHQQYHHNNNGGDTRVYDKTKIPQGWLDCPGFGLEIGCIIPSKVPLSESYNEHVPPGKRYSFKQVIRNQRINGRKLGLVIDLTNTTRYYSTLDLKKDGIKHVKIACRGRDAVPDNVSVNSFVNEAIQFIVNQKHPKKYILVHCTHGHNRTGFMIVHYLMRSIPTMNVTQALKMFSDARPPGIYKPDYIDALYTFYHEIKPETATCPPTPEWKRSTDLDLNGDAVHQDDGDGDDDDAEAPPAPVQEIIQENVTMSNDDVLGDEIPHYQEEAYRKFCYKMLMMSIGGRGCAQFPGSHPVSLDRESLQLLRQRYYYATWKADGTRYMMLLTIDGCYLIDRSFKFRRVQMRFPCRQSSGGMSDQVHHFTLLDGEMVIDNPMNEKGQARRRYLVYDLVAINGESVVERTFCERWNMVVHDVIKGRDIDKQRNHCYRYDLEPFGVRMKGFYLLSTVEKLLKGTIPSLSHEADGLIFQGWDDPYVPRTHKGLLKWKYAEMNSVDFLFEMGEEEEGRRMLFLSERGKKKLMDGYTVEFRDGSDPSSYNGKIVECSWDKEKKVWVSMRIRVDKTTPNDINTARKVIKSINDNITEEVLLQEIREIIRLPMYADRIRMDLRAAGR; from the exons ATGGACCTAAATGTTTCACCCGAGccagaggaagaggaggatcCTTTCATTAAGAGACGCCTTGAACCCCGAGTAGAGTCTGCTGTTGAGATCGCTAGACGG GAGCGTGAAGAAAGAACGAAAAGGATGAGACTTGACAGGCCTTCCCGAAACTCTCATCAAGGTGGTTTCCGTGATCACCAGCAGTATCATCACAACAACAATGGTGGTGATACTAGAGTCTATGATAAAACCAAAATCCCTCAAG GTTGGCTGGATTGTCCTGGTTTTGGTCTGGAGATTGGATGCATCATTCCTTCTAAGGTTCCCCTTAGCGAATCTTACAACGAACATGTTCCTCCTGGCAAAAGATACTCTTTTAAGCAGGTCATCCGCAACCAGAGAATCAATGGACGTAAA CTTGGTCTAGTCATTGATCTTACTAATACAACTCGTTACTATTCTACATTAGACTTAAAAAAGGATGGCATCAAGCATGTTAAG attGCTTGCAGGGGTCGTGATGCAGTTCCAGATAATGTCTCTGTTAACTCCTTCGTCAACGAG GCTATTCAGTTCATCGTTAATCAAAAACACCCAAAAAAGTATATCCTCGTTCACTGTACTCACGGGCATAATCGGACAGGGTTCATGATTGTTCATTATCTTATGCGCTCTATTCCCACCATGAACGTTACCCag GCGTTGAAAATGTTTTCTGATGCCCGGCCACCTGGGATTTATAAACCGGATTATATTGATGCTTTGTACACTTTTTATCACGAAATAAAGCCTGAGACTGCTACTTGCCCACCTACTCCTGAATGGAAGAGGTCTACCGACCTTGATCTTAATGGTGATGCAGTTCATCaagatgatggtgatggtgatgatgatgatgctgagGCTCCGCCTGCCCCTGTCCAA GAAATCATTCAGGAGAATGTGACGATGTCAAATGATGACGTTTTGGGTGATGAAATACCCCACTATCAAGAGGAAGCTTACAGAAAATTCTGTTATAAGATGCTTATGATGAGTATTGGG GGAAGAGGATGTGCTCAATTCCCAGGTTCACACCCTGTTTCCTTGGACAG GGAGAGTTTACAACTATTGAGACAGCGGTACTATTATGCGACATGGAAAGCAGATGGAACACGTTATATGATGCTTTTAACTATAGATGGTTGCTATCTGATAGATAGGAGTTTTAAGTTCCGAAGGGTACAGATGCGTTTCCCCTGTAGGCAATCAAGTGGA GGAATGTCTGATCAAGTACATCACTTCACTTTGCTTGATGGAGAAATGGTTATAGATAATCCGATGAATGAAAAAGGGCAGGCGAGAAGGAGGTACCTCGTATATGACTTGGTAGCAATCAACGGCGAATCAGTCGTAGAG CGGACATTCTGTGAAAGATGGAACATGGTCGTGCACGACGTGATTAAAGGCCGTGACATTGATAAGCAAAGGAATCATTGCTACAGATATGACCTGGAGCCTTTTGGG GTACGGATGAAGGGTTTTTATTTACTCTCAACAGTTGAGAAGCTTCTGAAGGGTACCATTCCGTCACTTTCGCATGAAGCAGATGGCCTTATATTTCAG GGCTGGGACGATCCTTACGTTCCACGAACGCATAAAGGTCTACTGAAGTGGAAGTATGCGGAAATGAACTCAGTAGACTTTCTGTTCGAGATGGGTGAGGAAGAGGAGGGTCGGAGGATGCTCTTCTTGTCTGAAAGAGGGAAGAAAAAGCTTATGGACGGATATACGGTTGAGTTTAGAGATGGTTCGGATCCGTCAAGTTACAATGGGAAGATCGTAGAGTGTTCATGGGACAAGGAGAAGAAAGTATGGGTTAGCATGCGTATCAGAGTCGACAAAACTACACCAAACGATATCAACACTGCTCGTAAG gTGATAAAAAGCATAAATGACAACATAACAGAGGAAGTGTTGCTTCAAGAAATAAGAGAGATCATACGTCTCCCAATGTACGCAGACCGCATTCGAATGGACCTTCGAGCTGCTGGACGCTGA
- the LOC108846505 gene encoding uncharacterized protein LOC108846505 isoform X3 produces the protein MMIDAVDLNVSPEPEEEEDPFIKRRLETRIESAVEIAKREREERRKRMKIDRPTRMPRPVQQNNCDTRDKSKIPQGWLDCPGFGLEIGCIIPSKVPLSESYNEHVPPGKRYSFKQVIRNQRINGRKLGLVIDLTNTTRYYSTLDLKKDGIKHVKIACRGRDAVPDNVSVNSFVNEAIQFIVNQKHQKKYILVHCTHGHNRTGFMIVHYLMRSVPTMNVTQALKMFSDARPPGIYKPDYIDALYTFYHEIKPETATCPPTPEWKRPTDLDLNGDAVHQDDDDDDDDDDDDDDAEALPGPVQEISQEENVKMSNDDILGDEIPHYQEKAYRKFCYKMLMIKNDVKGCTQFPGSHPVSLDRENLQLLRQRYYYATWKADGTRYMMLLTIDGCYLIDRSFKFRRVQMRFPCRQSSGGISEQVHHFTLLDGEMVIDNPKDEKGQARRRYLVYDLVANNGESVVERSFCERWNMIVREVIGPREAEKHKIHCYRYDLEPFGVRPKGFWLLSTVEKLLKSTIPSLSHESDGLIFQGWDDPYVPRTHKGLLKWKYADMNSVDFLFEMGKDDGRGMLYLNERGKKKLMEGYSVEFRDADPEPAIYCGD, from the exons ATGATGATTGATGCTGTGGACCTAAATGTTTCACCCGAGCCTGAGGAAGAGGAGGATCCTTTCATAAAGAGACGCCTTGAAACCCGAATAGAGTCTGCTGTTGAGATCGCTAAACGG GAGCGTgaagaaagaaggaaaagaatgaaaataGACAGGCCAACCCGAATGCCTCGGCCAGTTCAGCAGAATAACTGTGATACTAGAGATAAAAGCAAAATCCCTCAAG GTTGGCTGGATTGTCCTGGTTTTGGTCTGGAGATTGGATGCATCATTCCTTCTAAGGTTCCCCTTAGCGAATCTTACAACGAACATGTTCCTCCTGGCAAAAGATACTCTTTTAAGCAGGTCATCCGCAACCAGAGAATCAATGGACGTAAA CTTGGTCTAGTCATTGATCTTACTAACACAACTCGTTACTATTCTACACTAGACTTAAAGAAGGATGGCATCAAGCATGTTAAG ATTGCTTGCAGGGGTCGTGATGCGGTTCCAGATAATGTCTCTGTTAACTCCTTCGTCAACGAG GCTATTCAGTTCATCGTTAATCAAAAACACCAAAAGAAGTATATCCTCGTCCACTGTACGCATGGGCATAACCGGACTGGGTTCATGATTGTTCATTATCTTATGCGCTCTGTGCCCACCATGAACGTTACCCAG GCGTTGAAAATGTTTTCGGATGCCCGCCCACCTGGGATATATAAACCGGATTATATTGATGCTTTGTACACTTTTTATCACGAAATAAAGCCTGAGACTGCTACTTGCCCTCCTACTCCTGAATGGAAGAGGCCTACCGACCTTGATCTTAATGGTGATGCAGTTCatcaagatgatgatgatgatgatgatgatgatgatgatgatgatgatgctgagGCTCTGCCTGGCCCTGTCCAA GAAATCAGTCAGGAGGAGAATGTGAAGATGTCAAATGATGACATTCTGGGTGATGAAATACCCCATTATCAGGAGAAAGCTTACAGAAAATTCTGTTATAAGATGCTTATGATAAAGAATGAT GTAAAAGGATGCACGCAATTCCCAGGTTCACACCCTGTATCTTTAGACAG GGAGAATTTGCAACTATTGAGGCAACGGTACTACTACGCGACATGGAAGGCAGATGGAACACGATATATGATGCTCTTAACTATAGATGGTTGCTATTTGATAGATAGGAGCTTTAAGTTTCGGAGAGTACAAATGCGTTTCCCCTGTAGGCAATCAAGTGGA GGAATATCTGAGCAAGTGCATCATTTCACTTTGCTAGATGGAGAAATGGTTATTGATAATCCGAAAGATGAAAAAGGGCAGGCCAGGAGGAGGTACCTCGTATATGATCTGGTAGCAAATAACGGTGAATCAGTCGTAGAG CGGAGTTTCTGTGAAAGATGGAACATGATCGTGCGTGAGGTGATTGGACCCCGGGAAGCTGAAAAGCACAAAATTCATTGCTACAGATACGACCTGGAGCCCTTCGGA GTACGGCCGAAGGGATTTTGGTTACTTTCTACTGTTGAGAAGCTATTGAAGAGCACCATCCCATCCCTTTCCCATGAATCTGATGGCCTAATATTTCAG GGTTGGGACGATCCTTATGTTCCACGAACCCATAAAGGTCTACTAAAGTGGAAGTACGCTGATATGAACTCAGTTGACTTTCTATTTGAGATGGGAAAGGATGATGGACGAGGAATGCTCTACTTGAACGAGAGAGGAAAGAAAAAGCTTATGGAAGGCTATTCGGTTGAGTTTAGAGATGCAGACCCTGAACCTGCCATTTACTGTG GTGATTAA
- the LOC108846341 gene encoding uncharacterized protein LOC108846341 translates to MAGGGNFIGRVISYVANELIVNGLSNSHAFQRFAVRTSKRIENISKMAAESKEKVAQHMEELSKNSDSFKKP, encoded by the exons ATGGCGGGAGGAGGAAACTTTATTGGGAGAGTGATCTCATACGTTGCGAACGAGCTCATTGTTAATGGTTTGTCTAACAG CCATGCTTTCCAGAGGTTTGCTGTGAGGACTTCAAAAAGAATAGAGAACATCTCTAAAATGG cTGCAGAGAGTAAGGAGAAAGTCGCTCAGCATATGGAAGAACTTTCCAAGAACTCTGAC TCTTTCAAGAAACCGTGA
- the LOC108846505 gene encoding uncharacterized protein LOC108846505 isoform X2: MMIDAVDLNVSPEPEEEEDPFIKRRLETRIESAVEIAKREREERRKRMKIDRPTRMPRPVQQNNCDTRDKSKIPQGWLDCPGFGLEIGCIIPSKVPLSESYNEHVPPGKRYSFKQVIRNQRINGRKLGLVIDLTNTTRYYSTLDLKKDGIKHVKIACRGRDAVPDNVSVNSFVNEAIQFIVNQKHQKKYILVHCTHGHNRTGFMIVHYLMRSVPTMNVTQALKMFSDARPPGIYKPDYIDALYTFYHEIKPETATCPPTPEWKRPTDLDLNGDAVHQDDDDDDDDDDDDDDAEALPGPVQEISQEENVKMSNDDILGDEIPHYQEKAYRKFCYKMLMIKNDVKGCTQFPGSHPVSLDRENLQLLRQRYYYATWKADGTRYMMLLTIDGCYLIDRSFKFRRVQMRFPCRQSSGGISEQVHHFTLLDGEMVIDNPKDEKGQARRRYLVYDLVANNGESVVERSFCERWNMIVREVIGPREAEKHKIHCYRYDLEPFGVRPKGFWLLSTVEKLLKSTIPSLSHESDGLIFQGWDDPYVPRTHKGLLKWKYADMNSVDFLFEMGKDDGRGMLYLNERGKKKLMEGYSVEFRDADPEPAIYCGKIIECSWDMEKQVWVYMRTRVDKSTPNDIHIARD, translated from the exons ATGATGATTGATGCTGTGGACCTAAATGTTTCACCCGAGCCTGAGGAAGAGGAGGATCCTTTCATAAAGAGACGCCTTGAAACCCGAATAGAGTCTGCTGTTGAGATCGCTAAACGG GAGCGTgaagaaagaaggaaaagaatgaaaataGACAGGCCAACCCGAATGCCTCGGCCAGTTCAGCAGAATAACTGTGATACTAGAGATAAAAGCAAAATCCCTCAAG GTTGGCTGGATTGTCCTGGTTTTGGTCTGGAGATTGGATGCATCATTCCTTCTAAGGTTCCCCTTAGCGAATCTTACAACGAACATGTTCCTCCTGGCAAAAGATACTCTTTTAAGCAGGTCATCCGCAACCAGAGAATCAATGGACGTAAA CTTGGTCTAGTCATTGATCTTACTAACACAACTCGTTACTATTCTACACTAGACTTAAAGAAGGATGGCATCAAGCATGTTAAG ATTGCTTGCAGGGGTCGTGATGCGGTTCCAGATAATGTCTCTGTTAACTCCTTCGTCAACGAG GCTATTCAGTTCATCGTTAATCAAAAACACCAAAAGAAGTATATCCTCGTCCACTGTACGCATGGGCATAACCGGACTGGGTTCATGATTGTTCATTATCTTATGCGCTCTGTGCCCACCATGAACGTTACCCAG GCGTTGAAAATGTTTTCGGATGCCCGCCCACCTGGGATATATAAACCGGATTATATTGATGCTTTGTACACTTTTTATCACGAAATAAAGCCTGAGACTGCTACTTGCCCTCCTACTCCTGAATGGAAGAGGCCTACCGACCTTGATCTTAATGGTGATGCAGTTCatcaagatgatgatgatgatgatgatgatgatgatgatgatgatgatgctgagGCTCTGCCTGGCCCTGTCCAA GAAATCAGTCAGGAGGAGAATGTGAAGATGTCAAATGATGACATTCTGGGTGATGAAATACCCCATTATCAGGAGAAAGCTTACAGAAAATTCTGTTATAAGATGCTTATGATAAAGAATGAT GTAAAAGGATGCACGCAATTCCCAGGTTCACACCCTGTATCTTTAGACAG GGAGAATTTGCAACTATTGAGGCAACGGTACTACTACGCGACATGGAAGGCAGATGGAACACGATATATGATGCTCTTAACTATAGATGGTTGCTATTTGATAGATAGGAGCTTTAAGTTTCGGAGAGTACAAATGCGTTTCCCCTGTAGGCAATCAAGTGGA GGAATATCTGAGCAAGTGCATCATTTCACTTTGCTAGATGGAGAAATGGTTATTGATAATCCGAAAGATGAAAAAGGGCAGGCCAGGAGGAGGTACCTCGTATATGATCTGGTAGCAAATAACGGTGAATCAGTCGTAGAG CGGAGTTTCTGTGAAAGATGGAACATGATCGTGCGTGAGGTGATTGGACCCCGGGAAGCTGAAAAGCACAAAATTCATTGCTACAGATACGACCTGGAGCCCTTCGGA GTACGGCCGAAGGGATTTTGGTTACTTTCTACTGTTGAGAAGCTATTGAAGAGCACCATCCCATCCCTTTCCCATGAATCTGATGGCCTAATATTTCAG GGTTGGGACGATCCTTATGTTCCACGAACCCATAAAGGTCTACTAAAGTGGAAGTACGCTGATATGAACTCAGTTGACTTTCTATTTGAGATGGGAAAGGATGATGGACGAGGAATGCTCTACTTGAACGAGAGAGGAAAGAAAAAGCTTATGGAAGGCTATTCGGTTGAGTTTAGAGATGCAGACCCTGAACCTGCCATTTACTGTGGTAAGATTATAGAGTGTTCATGGGATATGGAGAAGCAAGTTTGGGTTTACATGCGGACCAGAGTTGATAAGTCTACACCAAATGATATCCATATCGCTC GTGATTAA
- the LOC108844387 gene encoding mitochondrial succinate-fumarate transporter 1: MAARKDSKSQATIPPYMKAISGSLGGVVEACCLQPIDVIKTRLQLDRGGAYKGIAHCGSTVVRTEGVRALWKGLTPFATHLTLKYTLRMGSNAMFQTVFKDKETGKVSNHGRLLSGFGAGVLEALAIVTPFEVVKIRLQQQKGLSPDLFKYKGPIHCARTIVREESFLGLWSGAAPTVMRNGTNQAVMFTAKNSFDVLLWNKHEGDGKSLHPWQSMISGFLAGTAGPFCTGPFDVVKTRLMAQTRDGEGGLKYKGMVHAIRTIYAEEGLVALWRGLLPRLMRIPPGQAIMWAVADQVTGLYEKRYLLNAPL, encoded by the exons ATGGCGGCGAGGAAGGATTCGAAAAGCCAGGCGACGATTCCGCCGTACATGAAGGCAATCTCGGGTTCACTCGGCGGAGTGGTCGAGGCGTGCTGTCTCCAGCCCATCGACGTCATCAAGACGCGTCTCCAGCTAGATCGCGGCGGCGCCTACAAGGGAATCGCGCACTGCGGCTCCACGGTGGTTCGAACCGAAGGCGTGCGCGCACTGTGGAAAGGATTGACGCCGTTCGCGACTCACCTGACGCTGAAATACACGCTGCGGATGGGATCAAACGCAATGTTCCAAACAGTGTTCAAGGATAAAGAGACGGGAAAGGTGAGCAACCATGGCCGTTTGCTCTCCGGATTTGGCGCCGGTGTTCTCGAAGCCCTCGCCATTGTCACACCCTTCGAG GTTGTGAAGATTAGACTTCAGCAACAGAAAGGATTAAGTCCCGATCTTTTCAAATACAAAGGTCCCATTCACTGTGCTCGAACCATCGTCAGAGAAGAATCCTTTTTGGGTCTTTGGTCTGGTGCTGCCCCCACCGTTATGCGTAACGGCACCAACCAAGCTGTCATGTTCACTGCCAAAAACTCCTTTGACGTCCTCTTGTGGAACAAACACGAAGGCGACGGTAAATCCTTGCACCCTTGGCAATCCATGATCTCAGGTTTCTTAGCTGGAACCGCTGGTCCCTTCTGCACTGGGCCGTTTGATGTTGTCAAGACCAGGTTGATGGCTCAGACCAGAGACGGTGAAGGTGGGCTGAAATACAAAGGTATGGTGCATGCCATTAGGACGATTTATGCGGAGGAAGGATTAGTGGCTCTATGGAGAGGATTGTTACCGAGGCTGATGAGGATCCCTCCAGGACAAGCCATTATGTGGGCAGTTGCTGATCAGGTCACTGGTCTTTATGAGAAGAGATATCTCCTTAACGCACCTttatag
- the LOC108846505 gene encoding uncharacterized protein LOC108846505 isoform X1 — protein MMIDAVDLNVSPEPEEEEDPFIKRRLETRIESAVEIAKREREERRKRMKIDRPTRMPRPVQQNNCDTRDKSKIPQGWLDCPGFGLEIGCIIPSKVPLSESYNEHVPPGKRYSFKQVIRNQRINGRKLGLVIDLTNTTRYYSTLDLKKDGIKHVKIACRGRDAVPDNVSVNSFVNEAIQFIVNQKHQKKYILVHCTHGHNRTGFMIVHYLMRSVPTMNVTQALKMFSDARPPGIYKPDYIDALYTFYHEIKPETATCPPTPEWKRPTDLDLNGDAVHQDDDDDDDDDDDDDDAEALPGPVQEISQEENVKMSNDDILGDEIPHYQEKAYRKFCYKMLMIKNDVKGCTQFPGSHPVSLDRENLQLLRQRYYYATWKADGTRYMMLLTIDGCYLIDRSFKFRRVQMRFPCRQSSGGISEQVHHFTLLDGEMVIDNPKDEKGQARRRYLVYDLVANNGESVVERSFCERWNMIVREVIGPREAEKHKIHCYRYDLEPFGVRPKGFWLLSTVEKLLKSTIPSLSHESDGLIFQGWDDPYVPRTHKGLLKWKYADMNSVDFLFEMGKDDGRGMLYLNERGKKKLMEGYSVEFRDADPEPAIYCGKIIECSWDMEKQVWVYMRTRVDKSTPNDIHIARNVIKSITDNITEDVLLQEIREIIRLPMYVDRIQIDLRAASAARRR, from the exons ATGATGATTGATGCTGTGGACCTAAATGTTTCACCCGAGCCTGAGGAAGAGGAGGATCCTTTCATAAAGAGACGCCTTGAAACCCGAATAGAGTCTGCTGTTGAGATCGCTAAACGG GAGCGTgaagaaagaaggaaaagaatgaaaataGACAGGCCAACCCGAATGCCTCGGCCAGTTCAGCAGAATAACTGTGATACTAGAGATAAAAGCAAAATCCCTCAAG GTTGGCTGGATTGTCCTGGTTTTGGTCTGGAGATTGGATGCATCATTCCTTCTAAGGTTCCCCTTAGCGAATCTTACAACGAACATGTTCCTCCTGGCAAAAGATACTCTTTTAAGCAGGTCATCCGCAACCAGAGAATCAATGGACGTAAA CTTGGTCTAGTCATTGATCTTACTAACACAACTCGTTACTATTCTACACTAGACTTAAAGAAGGATGGCATCAAGCATGTTAAG ATTGCTTGCAGGGGTCGTGATGCGGTTCCAGATAATGTCTCTGTTAACTCCTTCGTCAACGAG GCTATTCAGTTCATCGTTAATCAAAAACACCAAAAGAAGTATATCCTCGTCCACTGTACGCATGGGCATAACCGGACTGGGTTCATGATTGTTCATTATCTTATGCGCTCTGTGCCCACCATGAACGTTACCCAG GCGTTGAAAATGTTTTCGGATGCCCGCCCACCTGGGATATATAAACCGGATTATATTGATGCTTTGTACACTTTTTATCACGAAATAAAGCCTGAGACTGCTACTTGCCCTCCTACTCCTGAATGGAAGAGGCCTACCGACCTTGATCTTAATGGTGATGCAGTTCatcaagatgatgatgatgatgatgatgatgatgatgatgatgatgatgctgagGCTCTGCCTGGCCCTGTCCAA GAAATCAGTCAGGAGGAGAATGTGAAGATGTCAAATGATGACATTCTGGGTGATGAAATACCCCATTATCAGGAGAAAGCTTACAGAAAATTCTGTTATAAGATGCTTATGATAAAGAATGAT GTAAAAGGATGCACGCAATTCCCAGGTTCACACCCTGTATCTTTAGACAG GGAGAATTTGCAACTATTGAGGCAACGGTACTACTACGCGACATGGAAGGCAGATGGAACACGATATATGATGCTCTTAACTATAGATGGTTGCTATTTGATAGATAGGAGCTTTAAGTTTCGGAGAGTACAAATGCGTTTCCCCTGTAGGCAATCAAGTGGA GGAATATCTGAGCAAGTGCATCATTTCACTTTGCTAGATGGAGAAATGGTTATTGATAATCCGAAAGATGAAAAAGGGCAGGCCAGGAGGAGGTACCTCGTATATGATCTGGTAGCAAATAACGGTGAATCAGTCGTAGAG CGGAGTTTCTGTGAAAGATGGAACATGATCGTGCGTGAGGTGATTGGACCCCGGGAAGCTGAAAAGCACAAAATTCATTGCTACAGATACGACCTGGAGCCCTTCGGA GTACGGCCGAAGGGATTTTGGTTACTTTCTACTGTTGAGAAGCTATTGAAGAGCACCATCCCATCCCTTTCCCATGAATCTGATGGCCTAATATTTCAG GGTTGGGACGATCCTTATGTTCCACGAACCCATAAAGGTCTACTAAAGTGGAAGTACGCTGATATGAACTCAGTTGACTTTCTATTTGAGATGGGAAAGGATGATGGACGAGGAATGCTCTACTTGAACGAGAGAGGAAAGAAAAAGCTTATGGAAGGCTATTCGGTTGAGTTTAGAGATGCAGACCCTGAACCTGCCATTTACTGTGGTAAGATTATAGAGTGTTCATGGGATATGGAGAAGCAAGTTTGGGTTTACATGCGGACCAGAGTTGATAAGTCTACACCAAATGATATCCATATCGCTCGTAAT GTGATTAAAAGCATAACCGACAACATAACAGAAGATGTGCTGCTTCAGGAAATAAGAGAGATTATCCGTCTTCCAATGTATGTAGATCGAATTCAAATTGACCTTCGAGCCGCTTCCGCTGCACGCCGAAGGTGA